The Erythrobacter sp. HL-111 DNA segment ATTCGCGGCGCCGCCCTTCTCGCACGGCATCGGCAAGGTCGTCGTGGAAATCGGTGAAGAAGAGGAAGGGCGTGCGCGATCCCGTTTCCTCGCCCATGAACAGGAGCGGGATGGCGGGCGAGAGAAGATGCAGCGCGGTGGCAACCTTCAGCACTTCCCGGTCCACCAGTCGGATCAGCCTTTCGCCCAGGGCCCGGTTGCCGACCTGGTCGTGGTTCTGGAGAAAGTTGACGAAACAGGTCTTTGGCAGGTGGGCACTGGGTTTCCCGCGAATCCGCCCCGCTTCGACCTCCTCGCCCTGATAGGAAAACCCTTCCGACAGGCACCGCGCGAGTCGGTCGGCCGGCGCATCGGCGAAGGCCGCGTAGTAGCTGGCGCTTTCCCCGGTCAGGAGGGCGTGAGCGGAATTGTGGAAATCGTCGTTCCACTGGGCATCGTATGGCCCTTCGAGCGGGTTCGGATCGTTCGCCTCGTTCTCGAGCACGAGATGGACGTGGCGGCCCGGGGTTGCCGCGCGGATCTCGCGTCCCATCCGATCCACGAATGCCCGATCCCCGATTGCGTGGACCGCATCGAACCGCAGCCCGTCGAAACGATATTCTTCGAGCCACATCAGCGCGTTGTCGATGAAGAAACGCGCGACCGGGTCCCTGTCCACGCTGACCGCCTGCCCCCAAGGCGTGTGGGCATCGTGGAAGAAGTCGCTGGCATAGGTGCCGAGGTAATTCCCGTCCGGTCCGAAATGGTTGTAGACCACGTCGAGCATCGCCATTAGGCCGAGTTCATGCGCCCGGTCGACCAGCGCCTTGAGCTCGGCAGGCGACCCGTAGGCTTCGGCGGGGGCATAGGGCAGCACCCCGTCATAGCCCCAGTTCCGCTCGCCCGGGAACGCGCCGACCGGCATCAGTTCGATCGCGGTGATGCCGAGATCGGCGAGTTCGGGCAGGCGCTCGGCCACTCCGGCGAACCCGCCGAGAACGCCCGCGTGGCATTCCCACACGACGGCTTCCTCCCAGGGCCGCCCGCGCCAGTCGGGATTGCGCCATTGGTAGTCGTCCGACGCGCTCACGACGCTCCAGCCATGCACGCCGCCATCCTGCCGGCGCGAGGCCGGATCGGGCACGTCGAGCCCGCCGCCGGGCGCATCGGGCAGGCGGAAGCGGTATCGTGCGCCGGGTCCGGCCTCGGCGGTGCAGGCGAACCAGCCCGCATCGCGCTTTTCCATGGCCCTTGCGTCCGCGCCCTTGACGACCAGCTCGACGCGCCCGGCATCGGGAGCCCAGAGCGCGAATTCGGCCCGCCCATCCGGCAGCAGGCGCGGTCCCCAAAGCATCACTCGGCCTCCTGCCGCCATTCGAGCAGCGCAGCGGCGCGCGCCTTGAGCAGGTAGGTGTCGCGCACCTCCACGTTCCCCGCGGCGTCGGGATGGGCGCTGTCGATCAGCAGGCGGCGCGGGACGTCGGGCGGAGGAAGGTGGAAGGTCAGGGGATCCTCGCTCGCGTTCATCAGCAGGCTGACCGCCACCACGGATCCGTCCGCCTGTCGCTCTGCCCGGCGCATCAACAGCGCGCGGCCCTCGCCATTGTCCCAGTCCTCCGCTTCGAGATGGACGCCGCGTTCGTCCCACCAGTCGATGTCCGGCAGGCCCTCGGCCGCCTCCTCGTTGCCGTGGAGGAAGACCGCGCTTCTCAGCACCGGGTGGCGGCGACGCATTTCGGCGAGCCGCGCGACGAAGCGGGTCAGCGCCTCGCCTTCCTCGCTGCGCGCCT contains these protein-coding regions:
- the treZ gene encoding malto-oligosyltrehalose trehalohydrolase, encoding MLWGPRLLPDGRAEFALWAPDAGRVELVVKGADARAMEKRDAGWFACTAEAGPGARYRFRLPDAPGGGLDVPDPASRRQDGGVHGWSVVSASDDYQWRNPDWRGRPWEEAVVWECHAGVLGGFAGVAERLPELADLGITAIELMPVGAFPGERNWGYDGVLPYAPAEAYGSPAELKALVDRAHELGLMAMLDVVYNHFGPDGNYLGTYASDFFHDAHTPWGQAVSVDRDPVARFFIDNALMWLEEYRFDGLRFDAVHAIGDRAFVDRMGREIRAATPGRHVHLVLENEANDPNPLEGPYDAQWNDDFHNSAHALLTGESASYYAAFADAPADRLARCLSEGFSYQGEEVEAGRIRGKPSAHLPKTCFVNFLQNHDQVGNRALGERLIRLVDREVLKVATALHLLSPAIPLLFMGEETGSRTPFLFFTDFHDDLADAVREGRRREFAGFPAFSDPEARAAIPDPNAEATFAASRPEPGPDAAEWRGMYAELIALRAAHLVPGMAECESLGAASVGDDGVRASWRLADGARWHVLAWFGNGPCPADRPRGHVLFETGNPASGPRFVAAREEP